The DNA window GAATGCTGGATACCGCAGCAGCATTCATGAATGTTTCCTGACGCTGAATATGTTGAGACTGCAACAGGTTGATATTCAAGGCAAACGGGTGGTGATCCGTGCCGATCTGAACGTGTCGATTCACGATGGTGAGCTATACGGCAAGGAGCGTATTCACGCCGCGATGGATTCGATCAGATACGCGTTGGATCAGAACGCCTCGATTCTGATCCTGACACACCTGGGTCGGCCCGAGGAGGGAAAGTCTGACCCCGATTATTCGCTTGAGCCTGTTGCCAAAGCGCTTTCCGAACTGCTCGGGTGCGAGGTCCAGTTCCTGCGGGACTGGATTGGGGGAGTGTCCTTGCAGCCCGGACAGGTGGCGCTGTGTGAGAATGTCAGATTTCTCAAAGGAGAGGGGTCCTGTGATCCGTCACTGAGCCGACGGATCGCCGATCTTGGAGATGTGTTCGTGTTCGACGCATTCGGTGCCGCGCATCGCCGGCAGGCTTCGCTGACAGGCGTCATCGAATTTGTCGAGACTGCTTGTGCAGGACTGCTGGTCCAGCAGGAGATCGACTCACTTGATCGCGCGCTGAATGAACCGGCGTCACCATTCGTATCGATCGTAGGCGGTGCGAAAATTCAGGGTAAGCTGCAGACGCTGGAACAGCTCTCAGGCATGTCCCGGTATCTGATTGTGGGCGGGGGTATTGCGAACACATTTCTTGCGGCGAGTGGATATGGCGTTGGCAAGTCACTTTATGAACCTGAACTGCTGGGCGTCGCGCAACGGGTTCTGTCCACAGCCGAGTCTGCAGGATGTGAGATTCCCTTGCCGCGGGATGTGGTGGTAGCGCCGCAGCTCGCACCCAGTATCGAGAGTTGTGAGAAACAGATAGACGAAGTTACAGCAGACGACATGATTTTGGATATCGGCACCCGAACCCGGCAGATGTATCAGTCAATCATCGCCGAATCCGGGACCATCGTATGGAACGGTCCGGTCGGCGCATTTGAATTTGCACCTTTCGATATGGGTACACGTTGTGTTGCTGAGGCCGTAGCAGCGAGCGGGGCATATTCCGTTGCCGGTGGCGGCGATACGCTGGCGGCACTGGAAACATTTGAACTGATGGATCAGATTTCATACGTCTCAACAGGCGGCGGCGCATTTCTGGAGTATGTTCAGGGCAGTGAATTGCCCGCAGTCCGGGCTTTGGAAGAACATGCCGCCAGATACGCAGCCGCACATGTGGCAGCTTGAGCGGGAATGGTATTGAGGCAGACAAAAATTGTAGCGACGCTGGGTCCGGCAACTGATTCGGACCGAGAAATGAAGCGACTCATCGAGAAGGGTCTGAACGTTGTCCGGGTAAACCTTTCGCATGGAACGGGCGACGATCACCGAAAGAGAATCGAGTTGGTGCGAAAACACGCTTCATTGCTGAACAGGCCGATCGGCATACTCGCCGACCTGCAGGGGCCGAAAATTCGGATCACCCGATTCATTGACGGACAAGTCATACTGCAGGAAGGCGAGAAGTTCGAACTTGATGCTGAACTGGAAGAGGGTGCCGGTACCGGCAAACGCGTCGGTGTCACCTACAAGAATCTTCCGCGCGATGTCAAACTTGGAGATGTCCTGGTCATCGATGACGGAAATATCGTGCTGAGGGTCACTGAGGTTCTGGATCCTGTCATCACCACCGAGGTTTTGGTCGGCGGACCATTG is part of the Acidiferrobacterales bacterium genome and encodes:
- a CDS encoding phosphoglycerate kinase, with protein sequence MLRLQQVDIQGKRVVIRADLNVSIHDGELYGKERIHAAMDSIRYALDQNASILILTHLGRPEEGKSDPDYSLEPVAKALSELLGCEVQFLRDWIGGVSLQPGQVALCENVRFLKGEGSCDPSLSRRIADLGDVFVFDAFGAAHRRQASLTGVIEFVETACAGLLVQQEIDSLDRALNEPASPFVSIVGGAKIQGKLQTLEQLSGMSRYLIVGGGIANTFLAASGYGVGKSLYEPELLGVAQRVLSTAESAGCEIPLPRDVVVAPQLAPSIESCEKQIDEVTADDMILDIGTRTRQMYQSIIAESGTIVWNGPVGAFEFAPFDMGTRCVAEAVAASGAYSVAGGGDTLAALETFELMDQISYVSTGGGAFLEYVQGSELPAVRALEEHAARYAAAHVAA